The following proteins are encoded in a genomic region of Tenacibaculum sp. 190524A05c:
- a CDS encoding DMT family transporter: protein MNTRVLALAAVSIVTIIYGVTFTVAKEVMPHYVKPFGFIFIRVSAAMLVFWIASLFIKNDKIEKSDYKTIAMAAFFGIAFNMLTFFKGLNYTTPINASVMMVTSPILVLIFSSILMKERPTLIKIIGVIIGLIGAVVLIVYSGKSGANAKNMMLGNFLVFVNAASYGMYLVVAKKIVAKYKPITFIRWLYLFGFIFMFPFGISEFTEIQWEIIPMSGYLRIGFVVIFASCITYLFNLWALSKLKPTTVSVFIYLQPVVASIYALIVGSDTLDTIKILATVLIFIGVYLVSKQSPASLSK from the coding sequence ATGAATACAAGAGTATTAGCTTTAGCAGCAGTATCTATTGTAACAATTATATACGGTGTTACTTTCACAGTAGCAAAAGAGGTAATGCCGCACTACGTAAAACCATTTGGATTTATTTTCATTAGAGTTTCAGCAGCAATGTTAGTTTTTTGGATCGCGAGCTTATTTATAAAAAACGATAAGATTGAAAAGAGTGATTATAAAACAATTGCAATGGCGGCTTTCTTTGGTATTGCATTTAATATGCTTACATTTTTTAAAGGATTAAATTACACCACTCCAATTAATGCCTCTGTAATGATGGTGACTTCGCCAATTTTGGTGCTTATTTTTTCTAGTATTTTAATGAAAGAAAGGCCTACATTAATTAAAATAATTGGAGTAATAATTGGACTTATTGGTGCAGTTGTACTTATTGTTTACAGCGGAAAATCAGGAGCAAATGCTAAAAATATGATGTTAGGTAACTTTTTAGTTTTTGTAAATGCGGCCTCTTATGGTATGTATTTAGTTGTGGCTAAAAAGATTGTAGCAAAATATAAACCTATAACCTTTATTCGATGGTTATATTTATTCGGATTTATTTTCATGTTCCCTTTCGGGATATCTGAATTCACAGAAATTCAATGGGAAATCATTCCAATGTCTGGATATTTACGAATTGGATTTGTTGTGATTTTTGCTTCGTGTATTACCTATTTATTCAATTTATGGGCGCTCTCTAAACTTAAACCAACAACAGTAAGTGTATTTATTTATTTACAACCAGTTGTGGCAAGTATTTATGCTTTAATTGTTGGAAGTGATACTTTAGATACAATTAAAATATTGGCAACTGTTTTAATATTTATAGGAGTTTACTTAGTTTCAAAACAGTCTCCTGCTAGTCTTAGCAAATAG
- a CDS encoding YicC family protein: MIQSMTGYGKSVLQLPTKKVTIEVKSLNSKNLDINTRIPSFYKEKELTIRKKLASTLVRGKVDFSIYVEMTADETSTSINKGVVSEYIKQLRDVVVVASDDDVELLKMAVRMPDALKTEREELDANEWSEIEKHIAIAIKEIIQYRTDEAASLEVDFKERISNIKACLEQVKEMDGDRIANVKQRLAKALDELKVEVDENRFEQELIYYLEKLDINEEKVRLANHLDYFLQALDTSDSNGKKLGFIIQEIGREINTTGSKANFAPMQKVVIQMKDELEKIKEQILNVL; the protein is encoded by the coding sequence ATGATTCAATCTATGACGGGATACGGGAAATCCGTATTACAATTACCAACTAAAAAAGTTACTATTGAAGTTAAATCTTTAAATAGTAAAAACTTAGATATCAATACACGAATTCCATCTTTCTATAAAGAGAAGGAATTAACAATTCGTAAAAAATTAGCAAGTACTTTAGTTAGGGGAAAAGTAGATTTTTCAATCTATGTTGAAATGACTGCTGACGAAACTTCTACTTCAATAAATAAAGGAGTAGTTTCTGAATATATTAAGCAATTACGTGATGTAGTTGTCGTTGCTTCTGATGATGATGTAGAGTTATTAAAAATGGCTGTGAGAATGCCAGATGCTTTAAAAACAGAAAGAGAGGAATTGGATGCTAATGAGTGGTCAGAAATTGAGAAGCATATTGCAATAGCTATAAAAGAAATTATTCAATATAGAACTGATGAAGCCGCATCTTTAGAGGTTGATTTTAAAGAACGAATTTCTAATATTAAAGCTTGTTTGGAACAAGTTAAGGAAATGGATGGCGATAGAATTGCAAATGTAAAGCAAAGGTTAGCCAAGGCTTTAGACGAATTAAAAGTTGAAGTTGATGAAAATCGTTTTGAGCAAGAATTGATTTATTACCTAGAAAAACTAGATATCAACGAGGAAAAAGTTCGTTTAGCGAATCATTTGGACTACTTTTTGCAAGCCTTAGATACTAGCGATTCAAATGGAAAAAAGCTTGGATTTATTATTCAAGAAATTGGTAGAGAAATTAATACTACCGGATCTAAAGCGAATTTCGCACCTATGCAAAAGGTGGTAATTCAAATGAAAGACGAATTGGAAAAAATTAAAGAACAGATATTAAACGTATTATAA
- the gmk gene encoding guanylate kinase translates to MAKEFKGKLFVFSAPSGSGKTTIVRHLLAQEKFGLEFSISATSRAPRGEEIDGSDYYFISRDEFIKKIKNDEFLEWEEVYRDNFYGTLKTEVERIWSQGKHVIFDIDVAGGLRIKKKFPEETLAVFVKPPSVDELKIRLKKRKTESEDKINMRIAKASVELATAPQFDKIIKNYELDVALKEAEELVGSFIGVN, encoded by the coding sequence ATGGCGAAAGAATTTAAAGGAAAATTATTTGTGTTTTCAGCTCCCTCTGGATCTGGAAAAACTACTATTGTTCGTCATTTACTGGCTCAAGAAAAATTTGGTTTAGAGTTTTCAATTTCTGCTACTTCTCGTGCTCCACGTGGAGAAGAAATTGATGGTTCAGATTACTACTTTATTTCTAGAGATGAATTCATCAAGAAAATTAAAAACGATGAGTTTTTAGAGTGGGAAGAAGTGTATAGAGATAATTTCTACGGAACTTTAAAAACAGAAGTAGAACGTATTTGGTCTCAAGGAAAGCATGTGATTTTTGATATTGATGTTGCAGGAGGACTTCGTATTAAAAAGAAATTCCCAGAAGAAACATTAGCTGTTTTTGTAAAACCACCTAGTGTTGATGAATTAAAAATTCGTTTGAAGAAAAGAAAAACAGAGAGCGAAGACAAAATTAATATGAGAATTGCCAAAGCTTCTGTAGAATTGGCAACTGCTCCACAGTTTGATAAAATTATCAAAAACTACGAATTAGATGTTGCGCTTAAAGAGGCGGAAGAATTAGTAGGTAGTTTTATAGGAGTAAATTAA